In Rhodoferax koreense, a genomic segment contains:
- the dut gene encoding dUTP diphosphatase → MKIDVKILDARMADQLPAYATPGSAGLDLRACLDAPLTLAPNAWQLVPTGIAIYLKDPGYAALILPRSGLGHKHGIVLGNLVGLIDSDYQGQLMVSAWNRSPTAFTIEPMERLAQLVIVPVVQAEFNVVNEFAASQRGEGGYGSTGKA, encoded by the coding sequence ATGAAAATCGACGTGAAGATCCTGGACGCCCGCATGGCGGACCAACTACCCGCCTATGCCACACCCGGCAGCGCCGGCCTCGACCTGCGCGCCTGCCTGGACGCGCCGCTCACGCTGGCGCCCAACGCCTGGCAGCTCGTGCCCACCGGCATCGCCATCTACCTCAAGGATCCAGGTTATGCCGCGCTGATCCTGCCGCGCTCCGGCCTGGGCCATAAGCACGGCATCGTGCTGGGCAACCTGGTCGGGCTGATCGACAGCGACTACCAGGGCCAGTTGATGGTAAGCGCCTGGAACCGCAGCCCCACGGCCTTCACCATCGAACCGATGGAAAGGCTGGCGCAACTGGTGATCGTGCCGGTGGTGCAGGCTGAGTTCAACGTGGTCAACGAATTCGCCGCCTCGCAGCGCGGCGAGGGCGGCTACGGTTCCACGGGCAAGGCCTGA